The following are encoded in a window of Brevibacillus ruminantium genomic DNA:
- a CDS encoding manganese-dependent inorganic pyrophosphatase yields MGKTLIFGHKNPDTDSICSALVYADLKTKLGMEVEPVRLGEINNETKFVLDTFKVEAPRLIETAANEVDQVILVDHNERQQSVSDIDKVQVTEVIDHHRIANFETSNPLYYRAEPVGCTTTILKKLYKENGVEIPKHIAGLMLSAIISDTLLLKSPTCTDQDVAAARELAEIAGVDLESYGLEMLKAGADLSDKTIQQLISLDSKEFQMGNYKVEIAQVNAVDVHDVLARQGELEDALSAIIAEKGLDLFLFVVTDILNNDSIGLALGKASHAVEKAYQVTLANNKAELKGVVSRKKQIVPVLTDTLANM; encoded by the coding sequence ATGGGAAAAACACTTATTTTCGGACATAAAAATCCGGACACTGATTCCATTTGTTCAGCACTTGTCTATGCCGATCTGAAAACCAAGCTGGGCATGGAAGTCGAGCCTGTTCGTCTCGGTGAGATCAACAACGAAACAAAATTCGTGCTCGATACCTTTAAAGTGGAAGCTCCCCGCTTGATTGAAACAGCGGCAAATGAAGTCGATCAGGTTATTTTGGTAGACCACAATGAACGTCAGCAAAGCGTAAGTGACATCGATAAGGTACAGGTGACGGAAGTTATTGACCACCACCGCATTGCCAATTTTGAAACAAGCAATCCCTTGTATTACCGTGCAGAGCCTGTTGGCTGCACTACCACAATCTTGAAAAAGCTGTACAAGGAAAACGGTGTCGAAATTCCCAAGCATATCGCGGGCCTGATGCTTTCCGCCATCATTTCCGACACACTCCTGCTGAAGTCCCCTACCTGCACGGATCAAGATGTGGCAGCAGCGCGTGAACTGGCTGAGATCGCCGGCGTGGACTTGGAGAGCTACGGACTGGAAATGCTGAAGGCTGGCGCTGATTTGAGCGACAAAACGATCCAACAGCTGATCTCCCTCGACTCGAAGGAGTTCCAAATGGGGAACTACAAAGTAGAAATCGCCCAAGTGAATGCCGTTGACGTACATGATGTCCTGGCACGTCAGGGAGAACTGGAAGATGCCCTTTCCGCGATCATTGCCGAGAAAGGACTGGACCTGTTCCTCTTCGTGGTAACCGATATCCTGAACAACGACTCAATTGGTCTGGCGCTGGGTAAAGCTTCTCATGCTGTAGAAAAGGCTTATCAAGTCACATTGGCAAATAACAAAGCGGAGCTGAAAGGCGTCGTCTCTCGCAAGAAGCAAATCGTCCCAGTATTAACCGACACTTTGGCAAATATGTAA
- a CDS encoding class I SAM-dependent methyltransferase, which yields MNKADRIKKYSRQAAMYERNRKAHSLGQWRSRLVQSARGRVLEAAVGAGANFPFYPKEMVDEVVAVDFSPEMLRKAKEAAKEYGIPTTFMESDMDHLSFPPDSFDTIVSTLSLCSYEDPLTVLHQFNHWCRSGGNILLMEHGLSSNRLLAIAQQSLDPLILRIEGCHHNRDIMNIVDRSDLRLKTAEHYWAGCIHLIWAEPNKKDQTDPSTLSENPNIFQ from the coding sequence ATGAACAAAGCCGACCGCATCAAGAAATACAGCAGGCAGGCTGCTATGTATGAGCGGAATCGGAAAGCCCATTCACTTGGCCAATGGCGAAGCCGATTGGTCCAATCTGCTCGGGGCAGGGTCCTGGAAGCGGCTGTTGGAGCCGGTGCCAACTTCCCCTTTTATCCAAAGGAAATGGTGGACGAAGTAGTGGCTGTTGACTTCAGCCCTGAGATGCTCAGGAAAGCAAAGGAAGCAGCAAAAGAGTACGGGATTCCTACAACTTTTATGGAATCGGATATGGACCATCTCTCCTTTCCTCCCGATTCCTTTGATACGATTGTGTCTACGTTGTCACTTTGCAGCTATGAAGACCCGCTGACGGTGCTGCACCAGTTCAACCACTGGTGCAGGAGTGGCGGGAATATTCTGCTGATGGAGCATGGATTGAGTTCGAATCGCTTGCTTGCGATCGCGCAACAATCGCTGGACCCTCTCATTTTACGCATCGAAGGCTGCCACCATAATCGGGATATCATGAATATTGTTGACCGCTCTGACCTCCGTTTGAAAACGGCAGAGCATTACTGGGCAGGCTGTATTCATCTGATTTGGGCAGAGCCAAATAAAAAGGATCAAACAGATCCATCAACACTTTCAGAAAACCCGAACATTTTTCAATGA
- a CDS encoding pyridoxal-phosphate-dependent aminotransferase family protein produces the protein MFTDKMILRIPGPTPIPPRVQQAMNQPMIGHRSGQFSELFARTEQRLRPYFGTSGEVFILAGSGTSALEMSVVNTLQPGEEAVVLVSGAFGERFAKICERYGIIVHRLEVEWGEAVTPEALSSFLADKPQVQAVFATYCETSTGVQNPIRELAHIVREKSNALFIVDAVSCLGAVACEMDAWGVDIVVTGSQKAFMLPTGLAFLAASKRAWDVIDSKKPLAFYLDLKAYRKSLADKTTPYTPAVSLIFGLVEVCNMLDEEGLPAIIKRHELMRDMTRAAMRALGIPLMASEEYAATTVTSCHPHDAFDAEQLRKVLRTKHNIVIAGGQGHLKGKIFRIGHMGFCEPLDVLQVIAAIEMSLQQIGAPVELGAGVKAAQEVLLAHV, from the coding sequence ATGTTTACAGACAAAATGATTTTGCGAATTCCTGGCCCTACCCCGATCCCGCCTCGCGTGCAGCAAGCGATGAATCAGCCGATGATCGGCCACCGCAGCGGACAATTTTCTGAGCTGTTTGCCCGCACAGAGCAGCGGCTTCGCCCCTACTTCGGAACTTCCGGAGAGGTGTTTATCCTCGCAGGCAGCGGAACCAGCGCTCTCGAAATGAGTGTTGTCAATACGCTCCAGCCCGGTGAAGAAGCGGTTGTTCTGGTCAGCGGTGCTTTTGGCGAACGCTTTGCAAAGATTTGCGAACGCTACGGCATTATCGTCCATCGCCTGGAGGTTGAATGGGGAGAAGCCGTCACACCTGAAGCACTCTCCTCTTTCTTGGCAGATAAGCCTCAGGTACAAGCGGTCTTTGCCACCTATTGTGAAACCTCGACCGGTGTTCAAAATCCGATTCGCGAGCTGGCCCACATCGTCCGTGAAAAGTCCAATGCCCTCTTTATTGTGGACGCAGTAAGCTGTCTCGGAGCAGTTGCTTGTGAAATGGACGCATGGGGTGTGGACATTGTCGTCACAGGCTCGCAAAAAGCTTTCATGCTTCCTACAGGTCTAGCCTTTCTGGCAGCCAGCAAACGCGCCTGGGATGTAATTGACAGCAAAAAGCCGCTCGCTTTTTATCTGGACCTGAAAGCCTACCGGAAAAGCCTGGCAGACAAGACCACGCCTTATACCCCGGCTGTATCGCTGATCTTTGGCCTGGTTGAGGTATGCAATATGCTGGATGAGGAAGGCTTGCCGGCGATTATCAAACGTCATGAACTGATGCGCGATATGACTCGCGCAGCCATGAGAGCGCTGGGCATTCCTTTGATGGCCTCCGAAGAATACGCAGCCACTACGGTTACCTCCTGCCATCCGCATGATGCTTTCGATGCCGAGCAGCTTCGCAAAGTGCTCAGAACCAAACACAATATCGTGATTGCAGGCGGCCAAGGCCATCTGAAAGGGAAAATTTTCCGCATTGGCCATATGGGCTTTTGCGAACCGCTCGATGTTTTGCAAGTCATTGCAGCCATTGAAATGTCTCTCCAACAAATCGGAGCTCCTGTCGAACTCGGAGCCGGTGTAAAAGCTGCCCAGGAGGTGCTACTTGCCCATGTATAA
- the serA gene encoding phosphoglycerate dehydrogenase, which produces MYKVLITDPISEFGIKQLLEAPDVEVVRNTNLSPSDLLSIIGDYDALLVRSQTQVTSEVLAAAKRLKAVGRAGVGVDNIDVTAATEAGIVVINAPDGNTISTAEHSFAMLMAVARNIPQAYRKLADGTWDRKSFQGVELNQKVIGVIGMGRIGTEVAKRAKVFGMTVLAYDPFLTEERAQKLGVTHATVDDICRQADFITVHTPLTKETRYLISSKEFDKMKTGVRVINCARGGIIDEKALYEAIITGKVAGAALDVFEVEPPVDNPLIGLPQVVVTPHLGASTVEAQENVAVDVSGEILKVLRGEPFRNAVNLPSIPPHVMERIEPYFTLGEKLGHFLAQVTVGSVQEIAISYSGDLTEVDTAPLTRTVVKGVLSFHLGEEVNFVNAPLLAKARDITVTEKKSTQNRGFTNLLTVTLKTTQQTRMVAGTRLNGYGARIVKIDEFAIDVAPEGYLLYIHHNDRPGVIGRVGSILGENGVNIATMQVGRRDMGGDAIMMLSVDKPLTAELLDTMGELPEVKSVTQIEL; this is translated from the coding sequence ATGTATAAAGTATTGATTACAGACCCCATCAGTGAATTTGGTATCAAACAGCTATTGGAAGCACCAGATGTAGAAGTTGTCCGCAATACGAACCTCTCTCCGTCTGATCTCCTCTCCATCATTGGAGATTACGATGCCCTGTTGGTCCGCAGCCAAACCCAGGTAACCTCAGAAGTACTGGCGGCTGCCAAGAGGCTCAAGGCAGTTGGGCGGGCTGGCGTCGGTGTCGATAACATCGATGTCACGGCAGCCACCGAAGCTGGTATTGTCGTCATCAACGCACCGGACGGAAACACCATTTCCACCGCAGAACATTCCTTTGCAATGCTGATGGCAGTGGCTCGCAATATTCCGCAGGCGTATCGCAAGCTGGCGGATGGCACGTGGGACAGAAAGAGCTTCCAGGGTGTCGAGCTGAATCAAAAAGTAATCGGTGTGATCGGGATGGGACGGATCGGTACCGAGGTGGCAAAGCGGGCAAAAGTATTCGGGATGACCGTCCTGGCTTATGACCCGTTCCTGACCGAAGAACGGGCCCAGAAGCTGGGGGTTACGCACGCGACTGTGGATGACATTTGCCGCCAGGCTGATTTCATCACTGTGCACACGCCGCTGACCAAAGAAACGCGTTATCTGATCAGCAGCAAAGAATTCGACAAGATGAAAACGGGTGTTCGCGTCATCAACTGTGCACGCGGTGGCATTATTGATGAAAAGGCGCTCTACGAAGCCATCATTACCGGTAAAGTTGCGGGCGCTGCACTGGATGTGTTTGAAGTAGAGCCACCTGTTGATAACCCGCTGATCGGTTTGCCGCAAGTGGTTGTGACGCCTCACCTGGGTGCTTCTACAGTGGAAGCCCAGGAAAACGTCGCCGTTGACGTATCAGGAGAAATCCTCAAGGTGCTGCGCGGGGAGCCGTTCCGAAACGCAGTCAACCTGCCGTCCATCCCCCCTCACGTCATGGAGCGCATCGAGCCCTACTTTACCCTCGGGGAGAAGCTGGGACATTTCCTGGCACAGGTTACGGTTGGTTCCGTTCAGGAAATTGCGATCAGCTACAGTGGCGATTTGACCGAGGTGGATACGGCACCGCTTACCCGCACCGTCGTAAAAGGAGTTCTCTCCTTCCATCTCGGAGAAGAAGTGAACTTTGTCAATGCTCCGTTGCTGGCAAAAGCCCGCGATATTACCGTGACGGAGAAGAAATCCACACAAAATCGAGGCTTTACCAATCTGCTCACTGTCACTTTAAAAACGACGCAACAGACCCGCATGGTTGCAGGTACCCGCCTGAACGGTTATGGAGCGCGGATCGTAAAGATTGACGAGTTTGCGATTGACGTAGCACCGGAAGGATATCTGCTCTATATTCACCACAACGACCGCCCTGGCGTGATCGGACGAGTCGGTTCCATCCTGGGTGAAAACGGCGTAAACATTGCCACCATGCAGGTGGGTCGTCGCGATATGGGTGGAGATGCGATCATGATGCTGTCCGTAGACAAACCGCTTACGGCTGAGCTGCTGGATACCATGGGTGAACTGCCAGAAGTGAAAAGCGTCACCCAAATCGAGCTTTAA